The Phaenicophaeus curvirostris isolate KB17595 chromosome 27, BPBGC_Pcur_1.0, whole genome shotgun sequence DNA window GGGTGGGACGTTGAGAACAAGGTGCTACCCTGGTGCCACGGTGACTCTGGTGtcaccatttcttttttttccttccagcatgAGTGAGGAAACATTCTATGGCCCCGAGTGCCTTCGGCTGCAGGAGGTAATGCTGGGGCAGTGGTGGGAGTGGTATTTGGACCTCGATGATCGGGAAGCTGAGCTCTCCCCTGTGGGCATCAAGATTCCAATATTGCATGTACGCTGGGGCAAACGGCCGATGCCTTGGTGAATctgcaatattagcagcaagcacggAGCAAACGGCCCATGTTCTCACGCTtgtagcttgttgagaccttggaatctttattaagacccgtgGGTTAATAGGAGAGGAATGCGCTAGGTGGacaacatgaagataaggggcacgtCTGCGGAAAACAggggggttgcactctgtcaCTGCACTGcgggtggaaattcactgggtggaaattcactggcgtaggccagtggcatcttggcttggatcagacccggcgtggccagcagggccagggaggttcttctccctctggactcggccctggggagaccgctcctcgaatcctggggtcagtcctggcccctcaccacaagaaggatgttgaggctctggagtgagtccagagaagagcaacgaagctggggaaggggctggagaacaaggattgcgaggagcggctgagagagctgggggtgtttagcctggagaagaggaggctgaggggagacctcattgctctctgcaactccctgagaggaggttgtggagaggagggagctgggctcttctccccagggacaggggacaggacgagagggaatggcctcaagctccaccaggggaaaaatttttcatggaaagggtgattggtccctgtcagaggctgcccagggagggggttgagtccccttccctggaggggtttaagggacgggtggacgaggtgctgagggacatggggtagtgattgatgggaatggttggatttgatgatccgatgggtcttttccaacctggtgattctatgattctataaggtttgcattctctaaataaagttgatctcgatTGTTGCCCCCATCGACAaggtccgtgccttaatcgctacactCACCCTACACCTCTTTCCCTCCCCAGAAACCCTGCCTGGACTTGGACATGACGTGTCCTCAAGTGGACATCCAGGTGACAGTGACCGAGGGACACTCCACAAGGACCTTTCGCCAGGCTGCCACCCTCATGGTGGCCGTGACCAAGCTCCTAAAGCAGCCGGGGCCCAGGGACTTTGCCGACAGTGACCTTGGGTGCTTCCTGGATGATCTTTTCGGTATGAGGGGGTGATGTTGAGGGCATCGCCCCATCCAGGGGATGCTCTTGGGGGATACTTTTGGACCCCAGTGCATTGGTGTCCCCTGACTGTCTCCCTCCTCTGCAGAGCCCGTCCCCTTCCAGCGGGTCGAGAGCAGCCGCGCCGGGGCACCCGTCTACCGCTACACCCGCTCCCAGTCCTTTGACATCCTAGACATCGACCAAAAGTGCTTCGTCCTCGAGTCGCCCACCCAGCTGGTGGCCCTgcacctccagggaccctctgcTGGGCGGAAAGGTGAGGGGACGCAGTCCATTCTCAagctccctgggaccacctGAGAGCCACCCCGCGGCCCCGGGACCACCCCTTAACCCACCCCTTCTCTCTGCAGTGAAGCTCAACATTGCCCTGTACCGTCCGCGGGCATCGCAGGGTGATTCAAGCAACGGGCGGCTGCCTGTGGCTTTGGGCATCAAAGGCTACCAGCTCTACATGTCGTGCGTGATGGGTGGCACCGagcctgtgctgcagctggaggtgaGCAGGAGGTCCTGCTGGCTCCATCatttggggagctgggggctccTTCTTGCTCTGAACCCCATCTCGTCTCCCCGGGTTGTAGGAAGCCGACATCAGGAAGGACATCGAGAGCGCGGAGCTGATCCGCTTCATCTTCTACCGCCTGGACAGCCCGGCCGAGGGGACCACGCGCTTCGAGTCGGCCGCCTTCCCAGGCTGGTTCATCTGCACCTCCCTGCAGCCGCGCCAGCCCGTCGGCATCACCAACCAGCCTGACCAGGTCAACATCGCTACCTACGAGCTGAGCAGGCGCTGAGGGGTCCCAGCCCAagccaacccaacccaaccggCAGTTGCTGGTTTCCAGGCCGTATGTACCGAGTACAAACCTCTCCAGGACCCCCGTCCCCCATCTATTTCAGGTGAAATAGCAGCTCTGGGCCCTGTGGGCCTGCATCACCCTGagttttacttatttatttggTCCGTCCCATGCTTTTGTACTTATTTATTGTGTCCGCTGCTTGCTTTTAACTTATCTACGTTTTGTCAGAAACGGTGGTTTTGTTATTGGGAATGAGGGAAATAAAAGGTTTCCCAAGACTGCGTGGCTCAGCGCGTTGCTCTCAAACAGTGTGGACtggggaagtgattctccccctgtgcTCCGCACCACGGAGGCCAATCCTCAAAGCCTGGGGTCacttttgggtccctcactctaagaaagacattgagctccTGGAGTGGGACCAGAAAAGAGTGACCAAGagtgaaaggctgtggatggatcttcctggacttcagtaaagcctttgatatggtttctcccagcattctgcttcagaaactgtcacctctggcctggactctctcctgggtggaaaaccggttggattgaaggcccaaagagtggtgagAAATGGAGTgaactccagctggagaccagtgacaagtggtgtccccagcgCTCAGGGCTgcgtccagccctgttcaatgtctttatcaatgacctggatgaaggcatcgagtgcacccttagtgagtttggggatgacactgagctgggtggaatctggatctgctggagggttgggaggctccaaagggatctgaacaggctggatccatgggctgagaccaacgggatgagggttaacaaggccaaatggcgggtcctgcccttggggcacaacaaccctgagcagctccagactaggagaagtctggctggaaactgcctggaggagaaggacctgggggtgttggttgaacaggagccagcaggggcccagggggccaagaaggccaagggcatcttggcttggatcagacacggcgtggccagcagggccagggaggttcttctccctctggactcggccctggggagaccgctcctcgaatcctggggtcagtgctggcccctccccacaagaaggatgttgaggctctggagcgagtccagagaagagcaacgaagctggtgagggggctggagaacaaggattgcgaggagtgtctgagagagctgggggtgtttagcctggagaagaggaggctgaggggagacctcattgctctctacagccgtacgaaaggaggttgcggagaggcGGGTgtcggtctcttctcccaagtgacaagagggaacggcctcaagccgCATCAGGGCA harbors:
- the LOC138731493 gene encoding interleukin-1 receptor antagonist protein-like; protein product: MAFVPDLDTLESSSMSEETFYGPECLRLQEKPCLDLDMTCPQVDIQVTVTEGHSTRTFRQAATLMVAVTKLLKQPGPRDFADSDLGCFLDDLFEPVPFQRVESSRAGAPVYRYTRSQSFDILDIDQKCFVLESPTQLVALHLQGPSAGRKVKLNIALYRPRASQGDSSNGRLPVALGIKGYQLYMSCVMGGTEPVLQLEEADIRKDIESAELIRFIFYRLDSPAEGTTRFESAAFPGWFICTSLQPRQPVGITNQPDQVNIATYELSRR